One part of the Perognathus longimembris pacificus isolate PPM17 chromosome 10, ASM2315922v1, whole genome shotgun sequence genome encodes these proteins:
- the LOC125358070 gene encoding olfactory receptor 734, with protein MEPENYTRVTEFVLTGLSQTRELQLVLFVVFLSFYLFILPGNILIICTIKVDPHLTSPMYFLLANLAFLDIWYSSITAPKMLVDFFVERKMISFGGCIAQLFFLHFVGASEMFLLAVMAFDRYAAICHPLHYATIMNRRLCCILVALSWMGGFIHSIIQVALIVRLPFCGPNELDNYFCDITQVVRIACANTFSEELVMIFSSGLISVVCFIALLVSYAFLLAMLKKHSGSGESTSRAISTCYSHITIVVLMFAPSIYIYARPFDSFSLDKVISVFHTVIFPLLNPIIYTLRNKEVKAAMRKLLSKYYFCREK; from the coding sequence atggaACCTGAAAATTACACCAGGGTGACAGAATTTGTTCTCACTGGTCTATCTCAGACTCGGGAGTTGCAACTAGTTCTATTTGTTGTATTTCTATCCTtctatttgttcatccttccagGGAATATCCTTATCATTTGTACCATCAAGGTTGATCCACACCTGACTTCTCCAATGTATTTCCTGCTGGCCAATCTGGCCTTCCTTGATATTTGGTACTCCTCCATCACAGCCCCTAAGATGCTTGTAGACTTCTTTGTGGAGAGGAAGATGATTTCCTTTGGAGGTTGTATTGCACAGCTTTTCTTCTTGCACTTTGTTGGGGCCTCAGAAATGTTCCTGCTTGCAGTGATGGCCTTTGACCGCTATGCTGCTATCTGCCATCCTCTCCATTATGCCACCATCATGAATCGACGTCTCTGCTGTATCCTGGTGGCTCTGTCCTGGATGGGAGGCTTCATTCACTCTATAATTCAGGTGGCTCTCATTGTTAGACTTCCCTTTTGTGGACCTAATGAACTAGACAATTATTTTTGTGACATCACACAGGTTGTCCGGATTGCCTGTGCCAACACCTTCTCAGAGGAGTTAGTGATGATCTTCAGTAGTGGTTTGATTTCTGTGGTGTGTTTCATTGCTCTTTTAGTGTCCTATGCTTTCCTTCTGGCCATGCTCAAGAAACACTCAGGCTCAGGTGAGAGTACCAGTAGGGCTATATCCACTTGCTATTCCCACATTACCATAGTGGTGCTAATGTTTGCGCCATCCATCTATATTTATGCACGTCCATTTGACTCCTTTTCCCTAGATAAAGTAATATCTGTATTTCATACTGTGATATTCCCTCTACTTAATCCCATCATTTATACATTACGAAATAAGGAAGTAAAAGCAGCCATGAGGAAGTTGCTTAGCAAATATTATTTCTGCAGAGAAAAGTGA
- the LOC125358511 gene encoding LOW QUALITY PROTEIN: serine incorporator 3-like (The sequence of the model RefSeq protein was modified relative to this genomic sequence to represent the inferred CDS: inserted 1 base in 1 codon), whose amino-acid sequence MGAVLGVFSLASWIPCLCSGASCLLCGCCPTSKNSTLTRIIYAAILFLVTLVCFIMKIEKIGTELKRIPGFCDGEFQLTVMDSKSDCNVLVGYKAVYGIYFAFAIFFFAFFLLMLKVKTSKDPRAAIHNGFWFFKIAAIVGNMVGSFYIPGGPFTSVWFHVGMTGAAFFILIQLVLLVDMTHSWNESWVNRMEEGNPRVWYAALLSVTSLFYILAIIFVGMLYNFYTKPDGCTENKWFISINLILCVVVSIISILPTVQEHQPRSGLVQSSIITLYTIYHTWSAMTNEPDRSCNPALLSIITNIAAPTLKSVNATTAAPIVAPPSTDSHSIDANEVGGLLVLLFCLVYSSFRSSSHSQGNKLTLSGSDSVILGDMANGAGDEEDGQPRWAVDNEKEGVQXHLMLCFAFLYIMMAMTNWYSPEANFERMTSTWPAVWVKMVSSWVCLFLYVWSLVAPLIFTSRDFS is encoded by the exons ATGGGGGCAGTGCTGGGCGTCTTCTCTCTCGCCAGCTGGATTCCATGCCTCTGTAGTGGTGCATCGTGCTTGCTCTGTGGTTGCTGTCCCACCAGTAAGAATTCCACTCTGACTCGGATAATCTATGCTGCTATTCTCTTTTTGGTCACTCTCGTATGTTTTATcatgaaaatagaaaagatagGAACTGAGCTGAAGAGGATTCCTGGATTCTGTGATGGAGAATTCCAACTCACAGTGATGGATTCAAAATCAGATTGTAATGTGCTGGTTGGCTATAAAGCTGTGTATGGGATCTACTTTGCCTTTGCCatctttttctttgccttctttttgctcatgttaaaagtaaaaacaagcaAAGATCCCAGAGCAGCAATACACAACGGGTTTTGGTTTTTCAAA attgctgccaTTGTTGGTAACATGGTTGGATCTTTCTACATTCCAGGGGGCCCTTTCACCTCAGTCTGGTTTCATGTTGGCATGACGGGGGCTGCTTTCTTCATCCTCATCCAGCTGGTGCTCTTGGTAGACATGACGCATTCTTGGAATGAATCATGGGTAAATCGTATGGAAGAAGGAAATCCAAGGGTGTGGTACGCTGCTTTACTCTCAGTTACaagcttattttatatcctggcAATCATCTTTGTTGGGATGCTCTACAACTTCTACACAAAGCCAGATGGCTGCACAGAAAACAAATGGTTCATCAGTATTAACTTGATTCTTTGCGTTGTGGTTTCCATTATATCCATCCTCCCAACAGTTCAGGAACACCAACCTCGTTCTGGCCTTGTGCAGTCTTCTATCATCACTCTCTACACTATCTACCACACGTGGTCAGCCATGACCAATGAACCTGATCGTTCCTGCAACCCGGCCCTGCTGAGCATCATTACAAACATAGCTGCTCCGACCCTGAAGTCTGTAAATGCAACCACTGCTGCCCCCATCGTTGCTCCCCCATCAACAGATAGCCACTCCATTGATGCAAATGAGGTTGGGGGGCTGTTAGTCCTCTTATTCTGTCTCGTGTATTCTAGCTTCCGTTCTTCCAGCCACAGCCAAGGAAACAAACTGACCCTCTCAGGGAGCGACAGTGTGATTCTGGGTGATATGGCCAATGGAGCCGGTGATGAAGAAGATGGACAGCCTCGGTGGGCTGTTGACAATGAGAAAGAGGGAGTGC TACACTTGATGCTCTGCTTTGCTTTCTTGTATATTATGATGGCCATGACCAACTGGTACAGCCCTGAAGCCAACTTCGAGAGGATGACCAGCACGTGGCCAGCTGTGTGGGTCAAGATGGTTTCCAGTTGGGTGTGCCTCTTCCTCTATGTCTGGTCCCTTGTGGCTCCACTGATTTTTACCAGTCGGGACTTCAGCTAA